From Rhizobium favelukesii, the proteins below share one genomic window:
- the ileS gene encoding isoleucine--tRNA ligase — protein sequence MTDTAEKIDYSKTLYLPETDFPMRAGLPQKEPETVARWQQMGLYKKLRASAAGREKFVLHDGPPYANGNIHIGHALNKILKDVINRSFQMRGFDANYVPGWDCHGLPIEWKIEEKYREKGKNKDEVPVNEFRQECRDFAAGWIKVQSEEFKRLGIEGDFENPYTTMNFHAESRIAGELLKIAKSGQLYRGSKPIMWSVVERTALAEAEVEYADVESDMIWVKFPIAEGPSELKGAFVVIWTTTPWTIPGNRAIAYSSRYGYGLYEVETAENDFGPQPGEKLIFAKRLAEESAAKAKVTLKFVRDVAAVEFAAITCAHPLHGLGGGYHFGVPLLDGDHVTDETGTGFVHTAPSHGREDFDAWMDNARALEARGISSAIPFPVDDAGFFTVDAPGFGPDAEGGAARVIDDSGKKGDANERVIKALIGRHALFARGRLKHSYPHSWRSKKPVIFRNTPQWFVYMDKELGDGTTLRSRALNAIDETRFVPAAGQNRLRAMIEQRPDWVLSRQRAWGVPICVFVDEQGEILQDDGVNARILDAFEREGADAWFADGARERFLGEKANEPWTQVMDILDVWFDSGSTHTFTLEDRPDLKWPADVYLEGSDQHRGWFHSSLLESAATRGRAPYNAVITHGFTMDEKGEKMSKSKGNVTSPQEVMKDAGADILRLWVMTSDYAEDLRVGKTIIQTNIDAYRKLRNTIRWMLGTLAHDKGEVIALAELPELEQLMLHRLSELDQLVRESYDAFEFKKIARALIDFANVELSAFYFDVRKDALYCDAPSSRRRRSALHVIRNIFECMVTWLAPMLPFTAEEAWLSRNPSVVSIHLEQFPAIPAEWKNDALAEKWKKIRAVRTVVTGALEIERKDKRIGSSLEAAPVVHVADAELLKALEGQDFEEICITSAIVIDSAEGPANAFRLPEVSGVSVEPKLAEGTKCARSWRITTDVGLDPAYPDVSARDAAALHELAVQN from the coding sequence ATGACCGATACAGCCGAAAAAATCGACTACTCGAAGACCCTCTATCTGCCGGAAACAGACTTCCCGATGCGCGCCGGCCTGCCGCAGAAGGAGCCGGAAACCGTTGCCCGCTGGCAGCAGATGGGTCTCTACAAGAAGCTTCGGGCGTCCGCAGCCGGCCGCGAGAAGTTCGTGCTCCACGACGGCCCTCCCTATGCCAACGGCAACATCCACATCGGCCACGCGCTGAACAAGATCCTCAAGGACGTCATCAACCGCTCGTTCCAGATGCGCGGCTTCGACGCCAACTACGTTCCCGGCTGGGACTGCCACGGCCTCCCGATCGAATGGAAGATCGAGGAGAAGTACCGCGAGAAGGGCAAGAACAAGGACGAGGTTCCGGTCAACGAATTCCGCCAGGAATGCCGTGACTTTGCGGCTGGCTGGATCAAGGTGCAGTCGGAGGAGTTCAAGCGCCTCGGCATCGAGGGCGACTTCGAAAACCCCTACACGACGATGAACTTCCACGCGGAATCGCGCATCGCCGGCGAACTGCTGAAGATCGCGAAATCTGGCCAGCTTTATCGCGGCTCGAAGCCGATCATGTGGTCGGTCGTCGAGCGCACGGCGCTCGCTGAAGCCGAGGTCGAATACGCCGATGTCGAAAGCGATATGATCTGGGTGAAGTTCCCGATCGCGGAAGGCCCCAGCGAACTCAAGGGCGCCTTCGTGGTAATCTGGACGACCACGCCGTGGACAATCCCAGGCAACCGCGCGATCGCCTATTCCTCGCGCTATGGTTACGGCCTCTACGAGGTCGAAACGGCTGAGAACGACTTCGGACCGCAGCCCGGCGAGAAGCTGATTTTTGCCAAGCGCCTCGCCGAGGAGTCAGCTGCCAAGGCGAAGGTGACCCTCAAGTTCGTCCGCGATGTCGCGGCGGTGGAATTTGCGGCGATCACCTGCGCGCACCCGCTGCACGGGCTCGGCGGCGGCTACCACTTTGGGGTGCCCCTCCTCGACGGCGACCATGTCACCGATGAGACGGGAACCGGCTTCGTCCATACCGCGCCGAGCCATGGCCGCGAAGACTTTGACGCCTGGATGGACAACGCCCGGGCCCTCGAAGCACGCGGCATCTCCTCTGCGATCCCGTTCCCGGTCGACGACGCGGGCTTCTTCACTGTCGACGCACCCGGCTTCGGCCCGGATGCGGAAGGCGGTGCGGCGCGCGTCATCGACGACAGCGGCAAGAAGGGCGATGCCAACGAGCGTGTCATCAAGGCGCTGATCGGCCGTCATGCCCTGTTCGCGCGCGGCCGTCTCAAGCATTCCTATCCGCACTCGTGGCGGTCGAAGAAGCCGGTCATCTTCCGCAACACGCCGCAGTGGTTTGTCTACATGGACAAGGAGCTTGGCGACGGAACGACGTTGCGTTCCCGTGCGCTGAACGCGATCGACGAGACCCGCTTCGTGCCTGCTGCCGGCCAGAACCGTCTACGCGCCATGATCGAGCAGCGTCCGGACTGGGTGCTTTCGCGTCAGCGCGCTTGGGGTGTGCCGATCTGCGTCTTCGTCGATGAGCAGGGCGAAATCCTGCAGGACGATGGGGTCAATGCGCGCATCCTCGATGCCTTCGAAAGGGAAGGCGCCGATGCCTGGTTCGCGGACGGCGCACGTGAGCGCTTCCTCGGCGAGAAGGCAAACGAGCCCTGGACGCAGGTCATGGACATCCTCGACGTCTGGTTCGACTCGGGCTCGACCCACACGTTCACGCTCGAAGACCGTCCGGATCTCAAGTGGCCGGCCGACGTCTATCTGGAAGGCTCGGACCAGCATCGGGGCTGGTTCCATTCGTCTCTGCTGGAATCGGCCGCTACGCGCGGCCGCGCGCCTTACAATGCCGTCATCACCCATGGCTTCACCATGGATGAGAAGGGCGAGAAGATGTCGAAGTCCAAGGGTAACGTCACATCGCCCCAAGAGGTGATGAAGGACGCCGGCGCGGATATTCTGCGCCTTTGGGTGATGACCTCGGACTACGCGGAAGATCTGCGCGTCGGCAAGACGATCATCCAGACCAACATCGATGCCTATCGCAAGCTGCGCAACACGATCCGCTGGATGCTCGGCACGCTGGCACATGATAAGGGCGAAGTCATCGCGCTTGCCGAACTGCCCGAGCTCGAGCAGCTGATGCTGCATCGCCTGTCGGAACTCGACCAGCTCGTCCGCGAAAGCTACGACGCCTTCGAATTCAAGAAGATTGCCCGTGCGCTGATCGACTTTGCCAACGTTGAACTCTCGGCTTTCTACTTCGACGTCCGCAAGGATGCGCTCTACTGCGATGCGCCGTCGAGCCGGCGCCGTCGTTCGGCCCTCCATGTCATCCGCAATATCTTCGAATGCATGGTGACTTGGCTGGCGCCGATGCTGCCCTTCACGGCGGAAGAGGCTTGGCTGTCGCGCAATCCTTCGGTTGTCTCGATTCACCTCGAGCAGTTCCCCGCCATTCCGGCGGAATGGAAGAACGACGCTCTTGCCGAGAAGTGGAAGAAGATCCGGGCCGTCCGCACCGTGGTCACCGGTGCACTTGAAATTGAGCGCAAGGACAAGCGCATCGGATCCTCGCTGGAGGCAGCCCCCGTCGTCCACGTCGCCGATGCGGAGCTTCTGAAAGCACTGGAGGGTCAGGACTTCGAGGAGATCTGCATCACCTCTGCAATCGTTATCGATAGCGCCGAAGGTCCGGCCAATGCCTTCCGTCTCCCCGAGGTATCGGGTGTCAGCGTCGAGCCGAAACTGGCCGAAGGCACCAAGTGCGCCCGCTCCTGGCGGATCACGACGGATGTCGGCTTGGATCCGGCCTATCCCGATGTCTCGGCGCGCGATGCGGCCGCTCTGCATGAACTTGCGGTGCAAAACTGA